A single region of the Ornithorhynchus anatinus isolate Pmale09 chromosome 13, mOrnAna1.pri.v4, whole genome shotgun sequence genome encodes:
- the PEX26 gene encoding peroxisome assembly protein 26: MRSDSSTSLAGSRWAAGPLRSSEPLPTGPPTPLAVFLLEEASDQLVVHLDFRAALETCERGCETLASDPKDECRDSSAEVKCSLCVVGIQALAEMDRWREVLPWVLRYYPGPESLPPQLLELCILLYSRVREPQVMLEVAGDWLREPANRDLREYGALAELHLLRVLLPLGRWAEARELARGCAGLSEEQRLGALEAVDRARQREGQPGPEEVTRPTPEQRCSPATENRAGSVPHKVLALLTWLRRVLESGAGHLLALPFKKALLAALVLGLLVLRFDPGSSSTLPLLRGLARLFRWLRGAVLSPLYRPPIRD, from the exons ATGCGGAGCGACTCATCGACATCCTTAGCCGGATCGAGGTGGGCGGCGGGTCCCCTCCGGAGCAGCGAACCCTTACCcaccggccccccgacccccctggCGGTATTCCTGCTGGAAGAGGCCTCTGACCAGCTCGTGGTGCATTTGGACTTCAGGGCGGCCCTGGAGACGTGTGAGCGGGGCTGCGAGACCCTGGCCTCCGATCCCAAGGACGAGTGCAGGGACAG CTCTGCGGAGGTGAAGTGCTCCCTGTGCGTCGTGGGGATCCAGGCCCTAGCGGAGATGGACCGGTGGCGGGAAGTGCTGCCGTGGGTCCTCCGGTACTACCCGGGCCCGGAGAGCCTGCCTCCTCAACTCCTGGAGCTGTG CATCCTCCTGTACAGCCGAGTGCGGGAGCCCCAGGTGATGCTGGAGGTGGCGGGCGACTGGCTGAGAGAGCCGGCCAACCGGGACCTGCGGGAGTACGGGGCTTTGGCGGAGCTTCACCTGCTGCGGGTCCTGTTGCCGCTGGGCCGCTGGGCGGAGGCGCGGGAGCTGGCCCGGGGCTGCGCGGGACTCAGCGAGGAGCAGCGGCTGGGAGCCCTGGAGGCCGTCGACCGGGCAAGGCAGCGGGAAGGGCAGCCCGGCCCCGAGGAGGTCACTCGGCCAACCCCGGAGCAGCGGTGCTCCCCGGCCACGGAGAACCGGGCAG GCTCCGTCCCCCACAAGGTCTTGGCCCTGCTGACGTGGCTGCGACGGGTGCTGGAGTCGGGGGCGGGTCACCTCCTGGCCCTTCCTTTCAAGAAGGCCCTGCTGGCTGCTTTGGTCCTGGGCCTCTTGGTGCTCAGGTTTGACCCAG GCAGCTCTTCGACGCTGCCTCTCCTGCGCGGGCTGGCCCGGCTCTTCCGCTGGCTCCGAGGAGCCGTGCTCTCCCCCCTCTACCGGCCCCCGATCCGGGACTGA